In one uncultured Methanoregula sp. genomic region, the following are encoded:
- the hypE gene encoding hydrogenase expression/formation protein HypE yields MKVNMMHGAGGEVMAELLQTLTRFRNNNAGGIGLEAMDDGAVIPFNGANLVFTTDSHVVRPIFFPGGDIGRIAVSGTINDLAMMGGKPIALSCGMIIEEGFEVDDLARIVASMDEALGESGANLVTGDTKVMERGALDGIAINTSGIGIAKTVVRDNGLIPGDVIIVSGTLGDHGLAIMAHREGFDLGEQIKSDVAPLWKMMEKVLDAGTIHAMKDPTRGGFANAINEMARKSGVSVRISEEALPIRKNVRSAAAMLGIDPLEVANEGKVVMGVPASDAEAILAALRAHPYGKEARIVGRVTKGAHVIMETAIGGERFIEPPMGDPVPRVC; encoded by the coding sequence ATGAAAGTCAACATGATGCATGGAGCCGGCGGTGAAGTGATGGCAGAACTTCTCCAGACCCTGACCCGGTTCCGCAACAATAATGCAGGCGGGATCGGTCTTGAGGCCATGGACGATGGCGCGGTGATCCCGTTCAACGGAGCCAATCTGGTCTTCACTACAGATTCCCATGTGGTACGCCCGATCTTTTTTCCGGGCGGGGATATCGGGAGGATCGCGGTCTCAGGAACTATCAACGACCTGGCCATGATGGGTGGCAAACCAATCGCCCTCTCGTGCGGCATGATCATAGAGGAAGGGTTTGAAGTCGATGACCTGGCACGGATTGTTGCATCCATGGATGAAGCACTCGGGGAATCCGGTGCGAACCTGGTCACCGGCGATACCAAGGTCATGGAACGCGGTGCCCTGGACGGGATTGCGATCAACACTTCCGGCATCGGCATTGCAAAGACGGTTGTCAGGGATAATGGCCTCATTCCCGGAGACGTGATCATAGTCTCCGGTACCCTGGGGGATCACGGGCTTGCTATTATGGCCCACCGGGAAGGTTTCGATCTGGGGGAACAGATCAAATCCGATGTTGCCCCGCTCTGGAAGATGATGGAGAAGGTCCTTGATGCCGGAACCATCCATGCCATGAAAGATCCCACTCGTGGCGGGTTTGCGAATGCCATTAACGAGATGGCGAGAAAGAGTGGTGTCTCTGTCCGGATCTCGGAAGAAGCGCTCCCCATCCGGAAGAATGTGCGGAGTGCTGCTGCAATGCTGGGTATTGACCCGCTTGAAGTAGCTAATGAAGGAAAAGTGGTCATGGGTGTCCCTGCCTCAGATGCCGAAGCGATCCTTGCGGCACTCCGGGCCCATCCGTACGGCAAGGAAGCGAGGATTGTCGGCAGGGTGACAAAAGGCGCCCATGTGATAATGGAGACTGCGATTGGCGGCGAGCGGTTTATTGAACCGCCTATGGGCGATCCGGTGCCCCGGGTCTGTTGA
- a CDS encoding PAS domain-containing sensor histidine kinase codes for MRLLSPKKQRIYDICIVVSAIAAAFITVVSLNRGIYEVFPYFYLIPIVLIAFSRPKMSIYGTVAIGWLYFAIVFLIGLPDIRAYTLATVWFYIFVSLGVLISTYAQVYRKEGERTCGTYYNSQAGAFSYDRETFRIREANKKFAQIVRYDSDELLQKSLSDLIPDVAERESFIAKIRDNHRVGDIEVQFRAWDGSLRWALVSAAETGEPAVICTAVDITDNKLWQEAISQANKKLNLLNNVTRHDILNQLTALIGYLELSRQDTTDPIMLKYIEKEETAASAIRSQILFTRDYQNIGVHSPQWHNIAETISLASATIDPRKVFINVTLPPIEVYADPLLEKVFYNLIENSMRHGEHVTEIRIRSEEKEDGVDIIFEDNGAGVPDPQKEKIFRREYFKNTGFGLFLSREILAITNLTIRETGTQGQGARFIIHAPRETYRRIMQI; via the coding sequence ATGCGGCTGCTTTCCCCAAAAAAACAGAGAATCTATGATATTTGTATTGTAGTGAGTGCCATTGCTGCGGCTTTCATTACGGTTGTCAGCCTGAACCGGGGAATTTACGAGGTCTTTCCCTATTTTTATCTCATCCCGATTGTCCTTATTGCATTCTCACGCCCTAAAATGAGCATTTACGGGACGGTTGCTATCGGGTGGCTGTACTTTGCTATCGTCTTCCTTATCGGTCTTCCGGATATACGGGCGTATACCCTTGCAACCGTCTGGTTCTATATTTTTGTCTCACTCGGGGTCCTCATCTCGACATATGCCCAGGTGTACCGGAAAGAAGGTGAACGGACCTGCGGGACATACTATAATTCCCAGGCAGGCGCTTTCAGTTATGACCGTGAAACGTTCAGGATCCGGGAAGCAAACAAGAAGTTTGCCCAGATAGTAAGATACGACAGCGATGAACTCCTGCAGAAATCCCTTTCGGACCTTATACCGGATGTGGCTGAGCGTGAAAGTTTCATTGCAAAGATCCGTGATAACCACCGGGTCGGAGACATCGAAGTGCAGTTCCGTGCCTGGGACGGGAGCCTTCGATGGGCACTGGTCTCTGCAGCAGAAACCGGCGAGCCCGCAGTCATATGCACCGCGGTCGATATTACTGACAACAAACTCTGGCAGGAAGCCATATCCCAGGCAAACAAGAAGCTTAACCTGCTCAATAACGTGACCCGGCACGATATTCTCAACCAGCTGACGGCATTGATCGGGTATCTTGAACTCTCCCGCCAGGACACCACAGATCCCATTATGCTGAAGTATATCGAGAAAGAAGAAACTGCAGCCAGTGCAATCCGCAGCCAGATCCTCTTCACCCGTGATTACCAGAATATTGGCGTGCACTCGCCCCAGTGGCACAATATCGCGGAGACGATCTCTCTTGCCTCTGCCACTATTGACCCGCGAAAAGTATTCATCAACGTGACACTTCCGCCAATCGAAGTTTATGCAGATCCGCTTCTTGAAAAAGTGTTCTATAACCTGATTGAAAACTCCATGAGGCATGGAGAGCATGTAACAGAGATCAGGATCCGGTCCGAGGAGAAAGAAGACGGGGTAGATATCATATTCGAAGATAACGGAGCAGGTGTTCCGGATCCCCAGAAAGAGAAGATTTTCCGGAGGGAATATTTTAAGAATACAGGATTTGGCCTGTTCCTCTCCCGCGAGATCCTTGCAATAACGAATCTCACCATCAGGGAAACGGGAACACAGGGACAGGGGGCACGGTTCATTATTCATGCACCGCGGGAGACCTACCGCCGTATCATGCAGATATAG
- a CDS encoding DUF447 domain-containing protein, translated as MGLLKGGINEVIATTGTNAAPMGIHLRSGKASMVLFCGSHTAVNIERDLWVVANFVHDPVLYVKTAFEDLPGDAFVEETVEGKTMIRLAAADAWAAFFVSVEHKATEALTVSLTLKKEIIRNVAVHPVNRGFNSIIDATVHATRYAHNHDPELKKIIDYHIGIVKKCGGKPEIAALDLLLSHLE; from the coding sequence ATGGGACTCCTGAAAGGCGGGATCAATGAAGTGATTGCCACGACCGGTACGAATGCTGCGCCTATGGGGATTCACCTCCGCAGCGGCAAGGCCAGCATGGTACTCTTCTGCGGAAGTCACACGGCGGTAAATATTGAACGGGATCTCTGGGTGGTTGCAAATTTTGTGCATGATCCGGTCCTTTACGTGAAAACAGCGTTTGAAGATCTCCCGGGGGATGCTTTTGTGGAGGAAACCGTTGAGGGAAAGACGATGATACGGCTTGCAGCTGCCGATGCCTGGGCTGCTTTTTTTGTGTCGGTTGAGCACAAGGCAACAGAAGCACTGACCGTTTCACTCACACTCAAAAAAGAGATCATCAGGAATGTGGCTGTTCATCCGGTAAACCGCGGGTTCAACAGCATCATCGATGCAACCGTCCATGCCACGAGATATGCCCATAACCACGATCCCGAACTAAAGAAAATCATAGATTATCATATTGGCATCGTAAAGAAGTGCGGGGGAAAACCCGAGATTGCGGCCCTTGATCTTCTGTTGTCGCATCTTGAATAA
- a CDS encoding triphosphoribosyl-dephospho-CoA synthase, which yields MKAADRAQLAMMLEVCAYPKPGNVDRCHDYPETRLEHFLASVICARPALEEAESGKGRIGEIIRHAIRDTNCHSGGNTHFGAFILIIPLVYGKNIPGALDAIARTDTSDAVAFYKAFAMTSVRMNATDELDVNDPHTLTLIRDRDMTLLDVMQHSAARDMVAREWVTGFPLTRRGADLLHQTGAGRQSIVTMFMTLLATEPDTFIIKKHGENTATRTMAAAREVLEGKRSIEDFDEECIRNDINPGSIADITIAAIYIALGEGWSWDS from the coding sequence ATGAAAGCAGCTGATCGGGCGCAACTGGCAATGATGCTGGAGGTCTGCGCCTACCCGAAACCGGGCAATGTTGACCGCTGTCACGACTACCCCGAGACCCGTTTAGAGCATTTCCTTGCATCAGTTATCTGTGCCCGCCCGGCTCTCGAAGAAGCTGAATCCGGAAAAGGACGGATCGGGGAGATTATCAGGCACGCGATCCGGGACACCAACTGCCATTCGGGAGGAAACACCCATTTCGGGGCGTTCATTCTCATCATCCCGCTCGTGTACGGGAAAAACATTCCCGGGGCGCTGGACGCGATCGCGAGAACAGACACTTCTGATGCGGTAGCATTTTACAAGGCTTTTGCCATGACTTCGGTCAGGATGAATGCAACCGACGAACTTGATGTCAATGATCCCCACACGCTGACCCTGATAAGGGACCGGGACATGACCCTTCTCGACGTGATGCAGCACTCTGCAGCCAGGGATATGGTTGCCCGCGAGTGGGTGACCGGATTTCCCCTTACCCGCCGCGGTGCTGACCTGCTCCACCAGACCGGGGCCGGAAGGCAGTCGATTGTCACTATGTTCATGACACTTCTTGCTACCGAGCCGGACACATTCATCATTAAAAAACATGGTGAGAATACTGCAACCCGGACAATGGCGGCTGCCCGTGAAGTCCTGGAAGGAAAACGATCCATCGAAGATTTCGATGAAGAATGCATCAGGAATGACATCAACCCGGGTTCCATTGCAGATATAACAATTGCAGCGATCTATATTGCCCTGGGGGAGGGATGGTCATGGGACTCCTGA
- a CDS encoding methanogenesis marker 9 domain-containing protein translates to MMDAFERFGLLINDRIARTPIAIASMAGIVDSTYVLERSEFAGLAFIGGYSIDEPTMAAAKEIAAGGDRKEFLFDNPAEELRHQITLVEGNPLILGINLRGVTPGAFASLAETLGDGVVYEIDAHCRQPAMVAAGCGEYYLKHQQKLTATIRALKAKGVTVSVKIRAGVADDDRVLARNIWSAGADILHIDLMDFGSAKLRQIRNSCPLLIIANNSINTFDRMREMLSHGADMVSLARKSDERTLSGLDAAISRYADEDGWYNSPKQLCRGGDVRALTFCCMPVKECPLIPTLSRLGIPREDYIDIKLGSVKGTPLEGGKKTCFGSLAWCCKTSSPCMFRDMTLKQTKISRKEYMRLKRDLSDTIMGRVFHDVPPDESS, encoded by the coding sequence ATGATGGATGCGTTTGAGCGCTTTGGGTTGCTCATAAACGACCGGATAGCCAGGACACCGATAGCCATTGCTTCCATGGCAGGGATTGTTGACAGCACCTATGTGCTTGAACGTTCAGAGTTTGCAGGTCTCGCTTTTATCGGGGGATATTCCATTGACGAGCCGACAATGGCAGCGGCAAAAGAGATAGCTGCCGGAGGTGACCGTAAGGAATTCCTGTTCGATAACCCGGCTGAAGAACTGCGACACCAGATTACCCTCGTGGAGGGAAATCCTCTGATCCTCGGGATCAATCTCCGTGGAGTCACTCCCGGAGCATTCGCCTCCCTTGCAGAAACACTCGGGGACGGCGTTGTGTACGAGATCGACGCCCACTGCCGGCAGCCTGCCATGGTCGCAGCAGGGTGCGGGGAATACTACCTCAAACACCAGCAAAAACTGACGGCAACGATCCGGGCACTCAAGGCAAAAGGGGTGACCGTATCGGTAAAGATCCGGGCGGGGGTTGCCGATGACGACCGGGTGCTTGCAAGAAACATCTGGTCGGCCGGCGCAGATATCCTGCACATCGATCTCATGGACTTCGGTTCTGCAAAACTCCGGCAGATACGGAACAGCTGCCCGCTTTTGATCATCGCCAACAACTCCATCAATACGTTCGACCGGATGCGCGAGATGCTATCTCACGGGGCGGATATGGTCTCGCTGGCCCGGAAATCGGACGAACGAACACTCTCGGGACTCGATGCTGCAATATCCCGTTATGCTGACGAAGATGGCTGGTACAACTCACCCAAGCAGCTCTGCCGGGGAGGCGACGTTCGTGCCCTGACGTTCTGCTGCATGCCGGTCAAGGAGTGCCCCCTCATCCCCACCTTGTCCCGGCTGGGTATTCCACGGGAGGATTATATCGACATAAAACTGGGGTCGGTGAAAGGAACACCTCTGGAAGGAGGGAAAAAAACCTGTTTTGGCAGTCTTGCCTGGTGTTGTAAGACCTCATCTCCCTGCATGTTCCGGGATATGACCCTCAAGCAGACGAAAATCTCCAGGAAAGAGTATATGCGCCTGAAGCGCGATCTTTCTGATACAATAATGGGTCGTGTATTCCATGATGTGCCTCCCGATGAAAGCAGCTGA
- a CDS encoding hybrid sensor histidine kinase/response regulator: MSRGGISTRKHAKVLIAEDSRTQAEILKSILEKHGFVPVVAENGRQALDMLDSEKPDAIISDIVMPVMDGYEFCRAVKSDERYCHIPVILLTMLVDSKDIIYALVSGADNFITKPYQGDHLISHLKKVLADASHPAPEDIPGQPFDLIHSGKTFRISHSRQHIIELLLSAYEAAVIQHQEVLSGQKRLSEANDEANLYLDIITHDINNVNTGALALTELLLMKTADTHKSHAQRLVNCINQSTEIIGNVSTIRRLHEIKETIREIVLDDIIRNEIRRFSTNRIRYSGTKARVMADTLLGQVFANLVGNSTKFAGAKAEIFLQVVDHPDHVEVIVSDNGPGIPDDMKPVVFDRFRKGMNPKSGKGLGLFIARTLVENYGGKIWADDRIKGQPDKGAAIHFTLKKAG, encoded by the coding sequence ATGAGCCGGGGAGGCATCTCTACCAGAAAACATGCGAAGGTCTTGATAGCTGAAGACAGCCGGACTCAGGCCGAGATCCTCAAAAGCATCCTGGAGAAACATGGATTTGTCCCGGTAGTTGCAGAAAATGGCAGACAAGCGCTTGACATGCTGGATTCTGAAAAACCTGATGCCATCATCAGTGACATTGTCATGCCGGTTATGGATGGGTATGAGTTCTGCAGGGCAGTCAAAAGCGACGAGCGGTACTGCCATATTCCGGTCATCCTCCTGACTATGCTGGTAGACAGCAAGGACATCATTTATGCCCTCGTATCCGGAGCAGATAACTTCATCACGAAACCTTACCAGGGAGATCATCTCATATCCCACTTAAAAAAGGTTCTTGCGGATGCGAGCCACCCGGCTCCGGAGGACATCCCGGGTCAGCCGTTTGATCTCATCCACTCGGGGAAGACGTTCAGGATATCGCACAGCCGCCAGCATATCATTGAGCTCCTCCTTTCTGCCTATGAAGCAGCCGTGATCCAGCACCAAGAGGTTCTTTCCGGCCAGAAACGTCTCTCAGAAGCCAATGATGAGGCGAACCTCTACCTTGACATTATTACCCATGATATCAACAATGTCAATACCGGTGCCCTGGCACTCACCGAACTATTACTGATGAAAACCGCAGATACCCACAAATCCCATGCCCAGAGACTTGTCAACTGCATCAACCAAAGCACGGAGATTATCGGGAATGTGTCGACGATCCGCAGGTTACACGAAATAAAAGAAACGATACGGGAAATAGTCCTGGATGACATCATCCGGAACGAGATCCGACGGTTCTCAACCAACAGGATTCGTTATTCAGGTACAAAAGCCCGGGTCATGGCAGATACGCTCCTTGGCCAGGTGTTTGCAAACCTTGTGGGAAACAGCACAAAATTCGCCGGGGCGAAAGCAGAGATTTTCCTGCAGGTCGTCGATCATCCCGATCATGTGGAGGTCATCGTCAGTGATAACGGGCCGGGCATTCCGGATGATATGAAACCGGTCGTCTTTGACCGGTTCCGGAAAGGAATGAACCCCAAAAGCGGAAAAGGCCTGGGCCTTTTTATTGCCCGGACACTGGTCGAGAACTACGGGGGGAAAATCTGGGCGGATGACCGGATTAAGGGGCAGCCGGATAAAGGTGCAGCCATTCATTTTACCCTTAAAAAAGCAGGCTGA
- the cfbA gene encoding sirohydrochlorin nickelochelatase: MSRKGMLLVGHGSTMPYNQELVERTAVFIREKHPDFIVKSGFMNMNKPSIKDSLEAFRHEPIDALVVVPLFLAKGVHIEKDIPGEIGLPEGVKKGNFSLNGKSVPMVYADPIGSDPLLADLMVKNASKALTLI; this comes from the coding sequence ATGAGCAGGAAGGGAATGTTACTCGTTGGGCACGGAAGCACGATGCCCTACAACCAGGAACTTGTTGAGAGAACTGCTGTCTTCATCCGGGAAAAGCACCCGGATTTTATTGTGAAAAGCGGTTTCATGAATATGAATAAACCCTCTATCAAGGACTCGCTTGAAGCTTTCCGGCACGAACCGATCGATGCTCTTGTTGTTGTCCCTCTGTTCCTGGCAAAAGGCGTACACATTGAAAAAGATATTCCCGGTGAGATTGGACTCCCGGAAGGTGTGAAAAAGGGCAATTTTTCGCTGAATGGCAAGAGCGTTCCCATGGTCTATGCTGACCCCATTGGCAGCGATCCCCTGCTTGCTGATCTGATGGTGAAGAACGCATCCAAAGCACTCACCCTCATCTGA
- the cfbE gene encoding coenzyme F430 synthase — protein MHILVLDTIHGGDAIGRALTARGDTVDTVDVYRGTGGVSIKTAGSRTYDLIVAPVHLDPDHILLRTAHAPVISHHEAVRQLLDGNIPIPMIEITGTRGKTTTAHALASILPGRGILHTSSGTYRFPGKEWISRTSITPASVLHAAGLAREIGGWLVVEESLGVTGAGTLAIITSDEDYSFAAGKKLAVAAKMESARFSKQLLVAGNLRSGGSPGVVHLEDIVSSERTGCRVNIAGKEFRFSNSLLLLPSYRVPLELAAAAAAILGFDPTPLALFTALPGRMSTTRTGGILVVDNSNSGTNADTALDAMRYARALEGNPEITLVIGKAVGDGAVCEGFPPDQVLSVIRVANPQRIVWVGDLPGRETPGYRELEPLLTARAASLEEGYSLAKDNTHTGSIVLAVKTWR, from the coding sequence ATGCATATCCTGGTTCTGGACACGATCCATGGCGGGGATGCAATAGGCCGGGCGCTGACTGCCCGTGGCGACACTGTCGATACCGTGGATGTTTACCGGGGAACCGGTGGAGTCAGTATAAAGACCGCAGGCTCGCGCACATATGATCTGATAGTCGCCCCTGTTCATCTCGACCCGGATCATATCCTGCTCAGGACTGCGCATGCCCCGGTCATATCCCATCACGAGGCAGTTCGACAGCTTCTTGACGGGAACATACCCATCCCCATGATCGAGATCACCGGCACAAGGGGAAAAACCACGACCGCACATGCCCTTGCTTCAATCCTTCCCGGCAGGGGAATCCTCCATACTTCTTCCGGAACGTACCGCTTCCCCGGAAAGGAATGGATCTCGCGTACAAGCATCACCCCTGCGTCAGTTCTTCATGCAGCCGGCCTTGCGCGGGAGATCGGCGGCTGGCTGGTTGTCGAGGAATCCCTCGGTGTCACCGGTGCAGGAACGCTCGCGATCATTACTTCTGACGAGGACTACTCCTTTGCAGCCGGGAAGAAACTGGCGGTTGCTGCGAAGATGGAATCGGCGCGTTTTTCAAAACAATTACTGGTAGCCGGGAATTTACGCAGTGGGGGATCTCCGGGAGTTGTGCATCTTGAGGATATTGTGTCATCCGAGCGAACCGGATGCCGGGTCAATATTGCCGGGAAGGAATTCCGGTTCAGTAACTCCCTTCTTCTGCTCCCGTCGTACAGGGTTCCCCTGGAACTGGCCGCCGCCGCGGCAGCAATCCTCGGATTTGATCCAACCCCTCTTGCATTGTTTACTGCCCTTCCCGGCCGGATGTCCACCACACGGACCGGCGGTATCCTTGTTGTCGACAATTCCAACAGCGGTACAAATGCCGATACCGCCCTGGATGCCATGCGGTATGCACGGGCACTTGAGGGCAACCCGGAAATTACTCTCGTCATCGGGAAAGCCGTGGGTGATGGTGCAGTCTGCGAAGGATTTCCCCCCGATCAGGTCCTTTCCGTAATCAGGGTGGCTAACCCGCAGCGGATTGTCTGGGTCGGCGATCTCCCTGGCCGCGAAACTCCCGGATACCGTGAGCTGGAACCACTCCTCACTGCCCGCGCTGCCTCTCTTGAAGAAGGCTATTCCCTTGCAAAAGACAACACTCATACGGGTTCCATAGTCCTTGCCGTTAAAACCTGGAGATGA